Proteins from a single region of Antechinus flavipes isolate AdamAnt ecotype Samford, QLD, Australia chromosome 2, AdamAnt_v2, whole genome shotgun sequence:
- the LOC127549271 gene encoding uncharacterized protein LOC127549271 isoform X2 — protein sequence MNKAFIRCLLCAECWGCQQKRKTDPGPVLHLSFLAGAGLWFQGLKDPPMLEGLEKWKERQQCLPSERQLSGSPWKKCDGALQWDLQKLNLDKRKISEDVPFPAPHNLAVTERRELRGYFEREAAFYLRYSKSSEIPLPTSPEGQAGLSLQVLSGNATLPEGFNLEPRARPFSENPAEKLPSKIIVPRGTPSFSPQRKPGLLERAAQDFPRPPAPGCVLGPGAADAAERARGLSAAGKEKP from the exons atgaataaagcatttattaggtgcctactatgtgctgagtgCTGGGGCTGCCAACAGAAAAGGAAGACTGACCCAGGCCCGGTGCTCCACCTCTCATTTCTCGCCGGCGCTGGCCTTTGGTTTCAGGGTTTAAAGGATCCCCCTATGCTGGAGGGgttagaaaaatggaaggaaaggcaACAGTGTCTGCCTTCTGAGAGGCAG CTGAGTGGGAGTCCTTGGAAGAAGTGTGATGGAGCATTGCAGTGGGACCTCCAGAAGCTGAACCTCGACAAGAGAAAAATATCTGAG gaTGTCCCTTTCCCAGCCCCCCACAACTTAGCCGTCACCGAACGCAGAGAGCTGAGGGGCTACTTTGAAAGGGAGGCTGCTTTCTACTTGAG GTACAGTAAGAGCTCTGAAATTCCGCTTCCAACATCACCGGAAGGACAGGCTGGTCTCTCTCTGCAAGTGCTGAGCGGCAATGCCA CTCTTCCTGAGGGATTCAACCTAGAACCCAGAGCCAGACCTTTCAGTGAGAACCCTGCTGAGAAATTACCTAGCAAGATCATTGTACCCAG GGGGACGCCTTCCTTTTCGCCCCAGAGGAAGCCTGGACTTTTGGAGAGGGCTGCACAAGACTTCCCGCGGCCTCCAGCTCCTGGCTGCGTCCTTG GACCCGGGGCTGCCGACGCGGCGGAGCGGGCTCGGGGCCTCAGCGCGGCCGGAAAGGAGAAGCCCTAG
- the LOC127549271 gene encoding uncharacterized protein LOC127549271 isoform X4 — MSSASFLSPGTILLSGSPWKKCDGALQWDLQKLNLDKRKISEDVPFPAPHNLAVTERRELRGYFEREAAFYLRYSKSSEIPLPTSPEGQAGLSLQVLSGNATLPEGFNLEPRARPFSENPAEKLPSKIIVPSRGTPSFSPQRKPGLLERAAQDFPRPPAPGCVLGPGAADAAERARGLSAAGKEKP, encoded by the exons ATGAGCTCTGCTTCCTTCCTATCCCCTGGAACCATCTTA CTGAGTGGGAGTCCTTGGAAGAAGTGTGATGGAGCATTGCAGTGGGACCTCCAGAAGCTGAACCTCGACAAGAGAAAAATATCTGAG gaTGTCCCTTTCCCAGCCCCCCACAACTTAGCCGTCACCGAACGCAGAGAGCTGAGGGGCTACTTTGAAAGGGAGGCTGCTTTCTACTTGAG GTACAGTAAGAGCTCTGAAATTCCGCTTCCAACATCACCGGAAGGACAGGCTGGTCTCTCTCTGCAAGTGCTGAGCGGCAATGCCA CTCTTCCTGAGGGATTCAACCTAGAACCCAGAGCCAGACCTTTCAGTGAGAACCCTGCTGAGAAATTACCTAGCAAGATCATTGTACCCAG CAGGGGGACGCCTTCCTTTTCGCCCCAGAGGAAGCCTGGACTTTTGGAGAGGGCTGCACAAGACTTCCCGCGGCCTCCAGCTCCTGGCTGCGTCCTTG GACCCGGGGCTGCCGACGCGGCGGAGCGGGCTCGGGGCCTCAGCGCGGCCGGAAAGGAGAAGCCCTAG
- the LOC127549271 gene encoding uncharacterized protein LOC127549271 isoform X1, which produces MNKAFIRCLLCAECWGCQQKRKTDPGPVLHLSFLAGAGLWFQGLKDPPMLEGLEKWKERQQCLPSERQLSGSPWKKCDGALQWDLQKLNLDKRKISEDVPFPAPHNLAVTERRELRGYFEREAAFYLRYSKSSEIPLPTSPEGQAGLSLQVLSGNATLPEGFNLEPRARPFSENPAEKLPSKIIVPSRGTPSFSPQRKPGLLERAAQDFPRPPAPGCVLGPGAADAAERARGLSAAGKEKP; this is translated from the exons atgaataaagcatttattaggtgcctactatgtgctgagtgCTGGGGCTGCCAACAGAAAAGGAAGACTGACCCAGGCCCGGTGCTCCACCTCTCATTTCTCGCCGGCGCTGGCCTTTGGTTTCAGGGTTTAAAGGATCCCCCTATGCTGGAGGGgttagaaaaatggaaggaaaggcaACAGTGTCTGCCTTCTGAGAGGCAG CTGAGTGGGAGTCCTTGGAAGAAGTGTGATGGAGCATTGCAGTGGGACCTCCAGAAGCTGAACCTCGACAAGAGAAAAATATCTGAG gaTGTCCCTTTCCCAGCCCCCCACAACTTAGCCGTCACCGAACGCAGAGAGCTGAGGGGCTACTTTGAAAGGGAGGCTGCTTTCTACTTGAG GTACAGTAAGAGCTCTGAAATTCCGCTTCCAACATCACCGGAAGGACAGGCTGGTCTCTCTCTGCAAGTGCTGAGCGGCAATGCCA CTCTTCCTGAGGGATTCAACCTAGAACCCAGAGCCAGACCTTTCAGTGAGAACCCTGCTGAGAAATTACCTAGCAAGATCATTGTACCCAG CAGGGGGACGCCTTCCTTTTCGCCCCAGAGGAAGCCTGGACTTTTGGAGAGGGCTGCACAAGACTTCCCGCGGCCTCCAGCTCCTGGCTGCGTCCTTG GACCCGGGGCTGCCGACGCGGCGGAGCGGGCTCGGGGCCTCAGCGCGGCCGGAAAGGAGAAGCCCTAG
- the LOC127549271 gene encoding uncharacterized protein LOC127549271 isoform X3 produces MNKAFIRCLLCAECWGCQQKRKTDPGPVLHLSFLAGAGLWFQGLKDPPMLEGLEKWKERQQCLPSERQLSGSPWKKCDGALQWDLQKLNLDKRKISEDVPFPAPHNLAVTERRELRGYFEREAAFYLRYSKSSEIPLPTSPEGQAGLSLQVLSGNATLPEGFNLEPRARPFSENPAEKLPSKIIVPSRGTPSFSPQRKPGLLERAAQDFPRPPAPGCVLAQIFKFPLLKKALSP; encoded by the exons atgaataaagcatttattaggtgcctactatgtgctgagtgCTGGGGCTGCCAACAGAAAAGGAAGACTGACCCAGGCCCGGTGCTCCACCTCTCATTTCTCGCCGGCGCTGGCCTTTGGTTTCAGGGTTTAAAGGATCCCCCTATGCTGGAGGGgttagaaaaatggaaggaaaggcaACAGTGTCTGCCTTCTGAGAGGCAG CTGAGTGGGAGTCCTTGGAAGAAGTGTGATGGAGCATTGCAGTGGGACCTCCAGAAGCTGAACCTCGACAAGAGAAAAATATCTGAG gaTGTCCCTTTCCCAGCCCCCCACAACTTAGCCGTCACCGAACGCAGAGAGCTGAGGGGCTACTTTGAAAGGGAGGCTGCTTTCTACTTGAG GTACAGTAAGAGCTCTGAAATTCCGCTTCCAACATCACCGGAAGGACAGGCTGGTCTCTCTCTGCAAGTGCTGAGCGGCAATGCCA CTCTTCCTGAGGGATTCAACCTAGAACCCAGAGCCAGACCTTTCAGTGAGAACCCTGCTGAGAAATTACCTAGCAAGATCATTGTACCCAG CAGGGGGACGCCTTCCTTTTCGCCCCAGAGGAAGCCTGGACTTTTGGAGAGGGCTGCACAAGACTTCCCGCGGCCTCCAGCTCCTGGCTGCGTCCTTG CTCAGATTTTCAAGTTTCCTCTGCTTAAGAAAGCACTGTCACCCTGA